A genomic segment from Chitinophaga flava encodes:
- a CDS encoding MraY family glycosyltransferase has translation MADLKHLYDEPDERKTHKQRIPTLGGIGFFSGFIIAAAVCVPTVQNSPFQYMMAAFFIIFMVGMKDDIVGLSPLKKLIGQLVASFAVIYLGNLQINSMYGFLGITTLPANISLMLTYFYFIVVINSFNLIDGVDGHAGSIGLLVSAILGAYFLHVGEITYAVLGFALAGGLASFLIYNISPARIFMGDTGSLLIGLVNAVLVLKFIDVAGNPASKMPVDATPAVAIAILIVPLFDTLRVFAVRMLRGRSPFSADRNHIHHYLLDLKLDHRQTTLVSVTVNAIFIAAAFMLQGLGTTVLTVLVVGTATVFTSFLYVARKRKQAPQPAVAISPSANTSAAPPKILRVTTEGVLQDK, from the coding sequence GTGGCGGATCTGAAACACCTATACGACGAACCGGACGAAAGGAAAACGCACAAACAACGCATACCAACGCTCGGGGGAATCGGTTTCTTCTCAGGGTTTATTATTGCTGCTGCGGTATGTGTTCCAACCGTACAAAATTCGCCATTTCAGTATATGATGGCAGCCTTTTTTATCATCTTCATGGTGGGAATGAAAGATGATATCGTAGGCCTTTCTCCGTTAAAAAAACTGATCGGTCAGTTAGTGGCCTCCTTCGCAGTTATCTATCTGGGCAATCTGCAAATCAACAGCATGTATGGTTTTCTGGGTATTACCACCCTGCCTGCTAATATCAGCCTGATGCTCACCTACTTTTACTTTATTGTGGTGATCAACTCCTTTAACCTGATAGACGGGGTAGACGGACATGCCGGCAGTATTGGTTTGCTGGTAAGTGCGATCCTGGGTGCATATTTCCTGCATGTAGGTGAAATCACTTATGCTGTATTGGGTTTTGCCCTCGCCGGCGGCCTGGCCAGCTTTCTGATTTACAATATTTCTCCTGCCCGTATTTTTATGGGCGACACCGGTTCCCTGCTGATCGGACTCGTGAATGCGGTATTGGTACTGAAATTTATTGACGTAGCCGGTAACCCTGCCAGTAAAATGCCGGTGGACGCTACTCCTGCTGTCGCCATTGCTATCCTCATCGTACCGCTTTTTGATACCCTGAGGGTATTTGCTGTACGTATGCTGAGAGGAAGATCTCCATTTTCTGCAGACCGGAATCATATCCATCACTATTTGCTGGACCTGAAGCTGGACCATAGACAAACTACCCTGGTATCCGTAACCGTGAACGCTATCTTTATCGCTGCTGCTTTTATGCTCCAGGGACTGGGTACCACTGTTCTTACAGTGCTCGTAGTAGGTACAGCCACCGTGTTTACCAGTTTCCTGTATGTGGCCCGCAAACGGAAACAGGCCCCTCAACCAGCTGTTGCCATCTCCCCGTCGGCTAACACAAGCGCCGCTCCTCCTAAAATACTAAGGGTTACTACCGAAGGTGTGTTGCAGGACAAATAA
- a CDS encoding transketolase gives MPQLQDIATQVRRDIVRMVHGVQSGHPGGSLGCADFFTALYFKVMKHTPQPFDMDGRDQDLFFLSNGHISPVFYSALARSGYFPVAELATFRKLNTRLQGHPTTHEHLPGVRMASGSLGQGMSVAIGAALSKKLNNDKGIVFCLHGDGELEEGQIWESAMFAPHHKVDNLIITIDLNGQQIDGTTDAVAGLGDVAAKFETFGWTILHMDGNDMNDTVATLEKAKSLTGQGKPIAIIMKTIMGKGVDFMEGHHEWHGIAPSDEQLAKALAQLPETLGDY, from the coding sequence ATGCCACAGCTTCAGGATATTGCTACCCAGGTTAGAAGAGATATTGTACGAATGGTACATGGCGTTCAAAGTGGTCACCCAGGTGGCTCTTTAGGTTGCGCAGATTTCTTTACTGCACTCTATTTTAAGGTTATGAAGCATACGCCACAGCCTTTTGACATGGACGGCCGCGACCAGGACCTTTTCTTCCTCTCCAATGGGCACATTTCCCCTGTTTTCTATAGCGCGTTGGCCCGTTCCGGTTATTTCCCGGTAGCTGAACTTGCCACATTCCGCAAATTAAATACCCGCCTCCAGGGCCATCCTACCACACACGAACACCTCCCGGGTGTACGCATGGCTTCAGGATCCCTCGGCCAGGGCATGAGCGTAGCCATCGGCGCCGCACTGAGTAAAAAACTGAATAACGATAAAGGCATTGTTTTCTGCCTCCATGGTGACGGTGAACTGGAAGAAGGACAAATCTGGGAGTCCGCTATGTTTGCGCCACACCATAAAGTAGACAACCTGATCATTACTATAGACCTCAACGGCCAGCAGATCGACGGTACTACCGACGCTGTAGCCGGCCTCGGCGATGTAGCAGCCAAATTCGAAACCTTCGGATGGACCATCCTCCACATGGACGGTAATGATATGAACGATACCGTAGCTACACTGGAAAAAGCCAAAAGCCTCACCGGACAAGGCAAACCTATCGCCATTATCATGAAAACTATAATGGGCAAAGGAGTTGACTTCATGGAAGGCCACCACGAATGGCATGGTATCGCCCCCAGCGATGAACAACTCGCGAAAGCACTGGCTCAACTGCCGGAAACACTGGGCGATTATTAA
- a CDS encoding FtsX-like permease family protein has product MVWQFASRYFRAKKSTNAINIIAWVSVAAIAIGTGALIVILSVFNGFEGLVKSLYSSFYPAIKVAPATGKTILLSPAQLQAIGRVPGVAGYSEVVEEKAVLRYGDEPTIAILKGVDSNYNVVTDVKSNIVRGRFDIGDETAYRAVMGLELEGALGVDVVHSLVPVTVYVPRRKVNAFVTPEDALNNGVLYPVGTFAIQQEFNSKYVITHIDFLRKLLEMAPNEMSALEVAAAQGTDQNVLKNRLQQLLGGQYKVQTRYEQNQSLYAIMQTEKWAVYVILSFIMIIAAFNMIGSLYMLVIEKEKDITILKAMGARKSLVMRIFLAEGLIIAGIGTLLGFVLGGGFCLIQQHFGIIKLEGTSFLVDAYPVSMHLADFGLVFITILVIGLAASWYPARRAAEEAITLKAT; this is encoded by the coding sequence ATGGTCTGGCAGTTTGCTTCCCGTTACTTCAGGGCTAAAAAATCGACCAATGCCATCAATATCATTGCCTGGGTAAGTGTGGCTGCCATTGCGATAGGAACAGGCGCGCTGATTGTTATTTTAAGCGTGTTCAACGGATTTGAGGGCCTGGTTAAATCCCTGTATTCTTCTTTTTATCCTGCTATTAAGGTGGCCCCGGCCACGGGCAAAACGATTTTGTTATCGCCTGCACAACTGCAGGCTATCGGTCGTGTGCCCGGCGTGGCTGGTTATTCTGAAGTAGTGGAGGAAAAAGCGGTGTTGCGTTACGGAGATGAGCCCACCATTGCGATCCTGAAGGGGGTGGACAGCAATTACAACGTAGTAACGGATGTTAAAAGCAATATTGTCCGGGGGCGTTTTGATATTGGAGATGAAACGGCTTACCGGGCAGTAATGGGACTGGAGCTGGAAGGTGCGTTGGGGGTGGATGTAGTACATAGCCTGGTGCCGGTGACTGTTTATGTGCCCCGCAGAAAGGTGAATGCTTTTGTTACCCCGGAAGATGCCCTGAATAATGGGGTGCTTTACCCTGTGGGTACTTTTGCCATCCAGCAGGAATTCAACAGCAAGTATGTTATAACCCATATCGATTTTCTGCGGAAGTTGCTGGAGATGGCACCTAACGAGATGTCGGCACTGGAAGTGGCTGCGGCCCAGGGTACCGACCAAAACGTACTGAAAAACCGGCTGCAGCAGCTGCTGGGTGGGCAGTATAAGGTGCAAACCCGGTATGAACAGAATCAGTCGCTCTATGCGATTATGCAGACCGAAAAATGGGCGGTATATGTGATCCTCAGTTTTATTATGATCATTGCTGCTTTTAACATGATCGGGTCTTTGTATATGCTGGTGATAGAGAAGGAAAAGGATATCACTATCCTGAAAGCGATGGGTGCCCGGAAGTCGCTGGTTATGAGAATATTTTTGGCTGAAGGGTTGATTATTGCGGGTATCGGGACCTTACTGGGTTTTGTATTAGGAGGAGGTTTCTGTCTGATTCAACAGCATTTTGGTATTATTAAGCTGGAGGGTACTTCCTTTCTGGTAGATGCTTATCCTGTGAGCATGCATCTGGCTGATTTCGGGCTGGTGTTTATTACCATTCTGGTGATTGGTCTGGCGGCCAGCTGGTATCCTGCGAGGAGAGCGGCAGAGGAAGCAATAACGTTAAAGGCTACCTGA
- the rbfA gene encoding 30S ribosome-binding factor RbfA, with protein sequence MQETKRQKQIGQLIQEELSDVFQRMGFNVVEGGMISIAAVKMTPDLLEAKVYLSMFQIKSPEEMLERIKERMGEIKKALGLRVGKQLRRMPELAFFLDDTLDYVFKMEELFKKIKEDDSHIKGDNK encoded by the coding sequence ATGCAGGAAACTAAAAGGCAAAAGCAAATTGGACAATTAATACAGGAGGAACTGAGCGATGTGTTTCAGCGGATGGGGTTTAACGTGGTAGAGGGTGGAATGATTTCCATTGCTGCTGTGAAAATGACGCCTGACCTGCTGGAGGCTAAGGTTTACCTGAGCATGTTCCAGATAAAGTCTCCCGAAGAGATGCTGGAACGTATAAAAGAGAGAATGGGCGAGATTAAAAAAGCCCTTGGGTTAAGAGTAGGCAAACAACTTCGTCGTATGCCTGAGCTGGCCTTTTTCCTTGATGATACACTGGATTATGTATTCAAGATGGAAGAGCTCTTTAAGAAAATCAAGGAAGACGATTCCCATATCAAAGGGGATAATAAGTAA
- a CDS encoding ABC transporter ATP-binding protein yields MKTFKRLLGYATPLHHYIPEYVIYTIIGIVFGMVNFAMLIPLLNVIFNQVSSTPEILPHPSFSFTITYFIDLFNYYFNYFIRSSGSKESALYFVCAVIGVCITIANLGRYMSGRVVTRMKMTMLSRLRTDIYKKYTEQSLGYYSEKQKGDLLSVMTNDVQEVEGSVVNSIQVLLRDPFIIIGYFAALFYLSVKLTLFTIIFFPISGALISYISKKLKQKGWFSQELLGKILNVSEETLGGIRIIQSFTAAVFMQKKFGDVNHRFVTVSKSMFNQRELASPVSEILGVMVVIVLVIYGGTLVLHGSDLLTGATFMTYLVFYSQIMQPAKNISTAITTMQRGMVASERIFNIVDAPVAIQEKPNAKAIHAFDDKIEYDHISFKYDQHYVLKNVKLTIPKGQMIALVGRSGAGKSTMADVLPRFYDVNEGAIRIDGTDIRDLRLNDLRSLIGIVSQEAVLFNDTVFNNIAFGHPEADREAVIRAAKIANAHEFIEQLESGYDTPIGDRGLKLSGGQRQRLTIARAIFKNPPILILDEATSALDTESEKLVQSALDQLMQNRTTIVIAHRLSTIQHANEIIVMDQGEIKERGTHEDLLSREGIYHKLVEMQEFK; encoded by the coding sequence ATGAAGACTTTCAAGCGATTACTGGGATATGCCACCCCTCTGCACCACTATATTCCGGAATATGTAATTTATACCATCATCGGTATCGTTTTTGGCATGGTCAATTTCGCCATGCTGATCCCCCTGCTAAACGTTATTTTCAACCAGGTGTCCAGTACGCCGGAAATATTGCCCCACCCGTCTTTTTCCTTTACCATCACCTACTTTATCGATCTTTTTAATTACTATTTCAATTATTTCATCCGCAGTAGCGGCTCTAAAGAAAGTGCACTGTACTTCGTTTGTGCTGTCATTGGTGTATGTATCACCATCGCCAATCTCGGACGCTACATGAGCGGCCGCGTGGTGACCCGGATGAAAATGACCATGCTCTCCCGGCTCAGAACCGACATCTATAAAAAATATACTGAACAGTCGCTGGGCTATTACAGCGAAAAACAGAAAGGTGATCTCCTCTCCGTTATGACCAACGATGTACAGGAAGTAGAAGGCTCCGTGGTAAACTCCATTCAGGTGTTGTTACGCGATCCTTTTATCATTATCGGTTACTTCGCGGCACTCTTTTACCTGTCCGTTAAACTAACCCTGTTCACCATCATATTTTTCCCTATATCCGGCGCACTGATTTCCTACATTTCCAAGAAACTGAAACAGAAAGGATGGTTCAGCCAGGAGCTGCTGGGCAAGATCCTGAATGTATCAGAAGAAACACTGGGAGGTATACGCATCATCCAATCCTTCACTGCCGCCGTTTTTATGCAGAAAAAATTTGGTGACGTAAACCATCGTTTTGTTACCGTCAGCAAATCCATGTTCAATCAGCGGGAACTGGCTTCTCCGGTATCTGAGATCCTGGGTGTGATGGTAGTGATCGTACTGGTGATCTATGGTGGTACCCTGGTACTGCATGGCAGCGATCTGCTCACCGGCGCCACTTTCATGACCTATCTGGTTTTTTATTCCCAGATCATGCAACCGGCGAAAAACATTTCTACCGCCATCACTACCATGCAACGTGGCATGGTGGCTAGCGAGCGCATCTTTAATATTGTCGATGCACCAGTGGCTATCCAGGAAAAACCTAATGCCAAAGCCATTCATGCTTTCGATGATAAAATTGAATATGATCATATCTCCTTTAAATATGACCAGCATTATGTGCTGAAAAATGTGAAACTAACCATTCCCAAAGGCCAGATGATTGCGTTGGTAGGCCGCAGCGGTGCCGGTAAATCAACGATGGCCGACGTCCTGCCTCGTTTCTATGATGTCAATGAAGGAGCTATTCGTATAGACGGTACCGATATACGTGACCTCCGGCTGAATGATCTGCGTTCACTGATAGGAATCGTATCACAGGAAGCTGTATTATTCAACGATACTGTATTTAACAACATCGCTTTCGGACATCCGGAAGCAGACCGGGAAGCTGTAATCCGTGCTGCCAAGATTGCCAATGCACATGAATTTATTGAACAGCTGGAAAGCGGATACGATACTCCAATAGGAGACCGCGGCCTCAAACTGAGCGGTGGCCAGCGTCAGCGCCTTACCATCGCCAGGGCCATCTTTAAAAACCCTCCCATCCTGATACTGGACGAAGCAACTTCTGCACTCGATACTGAATCAGAAAAACTGGTGCAGTCCGCTCTCGACCAACTGATGCAAAACCGCACCACTATTGTGATTGCACACCGTTTGAGCACTATCCAGCATGCCAACGAAATCATCGTGATGGACCAGGGTGAAATAAAAGAAAGAGGTACCCACGAAGATCTGCTTAGCCGCGAAGGCATTTACCACAAACTGGTGGAAATGCAGGAGTTTAAATAA
- a CDS encoding glycosyltransferase encodes MISIVIPVLNEGATIRQVIKTVKKTSRKIEIIVVDDNSTDNTVEEAMKEDVRVITSSQRGKGISMREGMMAAKHEIIAYVDGDILTYPDNIVELLTGPIERDEADFVKSYFERQAGRVTQLVAKPLLSILYPDLAHFQQPLSGMIAGRKSLLSSVQFENDYGVDIGLLIDMHHLGARIVEANIGKVENAMQTWEQLSKMSREVSRTILRKAENIPQENLETLGNINLIREQMEYSILESIDKMQKMVILNLDHAVFTQNYFQWAAIAFDQEEALQRILAEETETATRLHQIAALFEGRNIAELLEVADAIPLVPGIREVVQELKKRGYACGLITDGFGMVARHIKNKLGMDFVLANKLHLVNSVATGELTIPDYFLQDGEYRKSAILPYVASQYKIHTQNIIYVGDGKQDTQLLMEAGIGVAFCPQYQRAYVEKVADKIITGLSLEPLLDIAPASPKKKFGISLPAISKKQARNIGIGSLVGLAGAGLVYFAMRQMRSKQKERC; translated from the coding sequence ATGATTTCTATCGTAATTCCTGTATTAAACGAAGGCGCAACCATACGCCAGGTAATAAAAACCGTTAAAAAAACAAGCCGCAAAATTGAGATTATTGTGGTGGACGATAATTCTACTGACAACACGGTAGAAGAGGCCATGAAGGAGGATGTAAGAGTCATTACCAGTAGCCAGCGCGGCAAAGGCATCTCCATGAGGGAAGGCATGATGGCCGCCAAACATGAAATTATCGCTTATGTAGACGGTGATATTCTAACCTATCCGGACAATATTGTAGAGCTGTTGACCGGTCCGATCGAGCGCGATGAAGCAGACTTTGTCAAATCCTACTTTGAAAGACAAGCGGGCAGGGTCACACAATTGGTGGCCAAACCACTGTTGAGCATTCTGTATCCGGATCTCGCGCATTTTCAGCAGCCACTCAGCGGAATGATTGCCGGCCGAAAATCACTTCTTTCCAGCGTACAATTCGAAAATGATTATGGAGTAGACATTGGTTTGCTGATTGACATGCACCATCTGGGTGCGCGCATTGTGGAAGCCAATATCGGCAAAGTGGAAAACGCAATGCAGACCTGGGAACAACTCAGCAAAATGTCGCGGGAAGTATCCCGCACCATCCTGCGTAAAGCAGAAAATATCCCGCAGGAAAACCTGGAAACACTGGGTAATATCAACCTGATCAGGGAACAAATGGAGTACTCCATCCTGGAGTCTATCGACAAAATGCAGAAGATGGTTATCCTCAACCTTGACCACGCTGTATTCACACAAAACTATTTCCAGTGGGCAGCCATTGCATTTGATCAGGAGGAAGCACTACAGAGAATTTTAGCAGAGGAAACGGAGACGGCTACACGATTACATCAGATAGCTGCGCTTTTTGAAGGCCGCAATATTGCGGAACTACTGGAAGTAGCAGACGCTATCCCGCTGGTGCCGGGCATCCGCGAGGTAGTGCAGGAACTGAAGAAAAGAGGGTATGCCTGTGGACTGATCACTGATGGATTCGGCATGGTGGCCCGTCATATCAAAAACAAGCTTGGGATGGATTTCGTACTGGCGAACAAGTTACACCTCGTCAACAGTGTTGCTACCGGTGAACTAACAATACCGGATTATTTCCTGCAGGACGGTGAATACCGTAAAAGTGCCATCCTGCCTTATGTTGCATCACAATACAAGATCCACACGCAAAACATTATTTACGTAGGTGACGGTAAACAGGACACCCAACTATTAATGGAAGCCGGTATTGGTGTTGCGTTTTGTCCACAGTATCAGCGTGCATATGTAGAAAAGGTTGCCGACAAAATCATTACTGGTCTGTCATTGGAGCCACTGCTGGATATTGCGCCTGCAAGTCCGAAGAAAAAGTTTGGTATCAGTCTGCCGGCCATCAGCAAGAAGCAGGCGAGAAACATTGGTATAGGCAGTCTAGTAGGATTGGCAGGAGCGGGGTTAGTATATTTTGCCATGCGTCAGATGCGCAGTAAACAAAAAGAACGTTGTTAA
- a CDS encoding TraR/DksA C4-type zinc finger protein, whose translation MATKKKVAGKSTQKVAQSVKAVAQKVTTAKKAQPAPAKKAAPAASKKAAAKKAVEKPAASKAVAQAAAKKTAATPKKAPVNSKTSSVPKVAVPAKTTVKKEPAVKQQVVTKSVAAEKEKPLISKSEEKELKTMAVKKADTKEQVAKEKESTKKAAEKPAVKAEKSAKSEKSEKPEKTEKPEKAEKAEKTEKTEKKGGKPAQVAYQPEFTKSVLDQPEPAAGPLYRYSDTDLQEFRELIQKKLEFAKKELVYLQGLITRRDEAGTDDTENKYMSMEDGSGSQEREQLNQMASRQIQFIDHLEKAMVRIENKTYGICRVTGKLIDKARLRAVPHATLSIEAKLAKSK comes from the coding sequence ATGGCAACAAAAAAGAAAGTTGCTGGTAAATCGACCCAAAAGGTAGCTCAGTCTGTTAAAGCTGTAGCCCAGAAGGTGACGACTGCGAAAAAGGCTCAACCTGCCCCAGCCAAAAAGGCTGCGCCCGCTGCTTCTAAAAAAGCAGCCGCCAAAAAAGCAGTAGAGAAGCCAGCAGCTAGCAAAGCCGTTGCCCAGGCCGCAGCCAAAAAAACTGCAGCTACCCCCAAAAAGGCTCCTGTAAACAGTAAAACATCGTCCGTCCCGAAAGTTGCTGTACCTGCAAAAACGACCGTTAAAAAAGAGCCTGCTGTAAAGCAGCAAGTGGTCACTAAAAGTGTTGCCGCAGAAAAAGAGAAACCATTAATTTCTAAGTCAGAAGAAAAAGAACTTAAAACAATGGCAGTAAAGAAAGCAGATACTAAGGAACAAGTTGCTAAGGAGAAAGAATCCACTAAAAAAGCAGCCGAAAAACCTGCGGTAAAAGCAGAAAAATCAGCTAAATCCGAGAAGTCCGAGAAACCCGAGAAAACAGAAAAACCGGAAAAAGCTGAAAAAGCTGAGAAAACCGAAAAAACAGAGAAAAAAGGTGGAAAACCTGCTCAGGTAGCTTACCAGCCTGAATTTACCAAATCAGTACTGGACCAGCCGGAACCTGCTGCGGGCCCCCTCTACAGATATAGTGATACAGATTTACAAGAGTTCAGGGAACTGATCCAGAAAAAACTGGAGTTCGCTAAAAAAGAACTGGTGTATCTGCAAGGACTTATCACCCGCAGAGATGAAGCGGGCACTGATGATACCGAAAACAAATACATGAGCATGGAAGATGGTAGTGGCTCTCAGGAAAGAGAACAACTCAATCAGATGGCCAGCCGTCAGATCCAGTTCATCGATCACCTGGAAAAAGCCATGGTTCGCATCGAAAACAAAACTTATGGTATTTGCCGTGTAACCGGTAAACTGATCGATAAAGCACGTCTCAGAGCCGTTCCGCACGCTACTTTAAGTATTGAAGCCAAACTGGCAAAAAGTAAATAA